In the Triticum aestivum cultivar Chinese Spring chromosome 2B, IWGSC CS RefSeq v2.1, whole genome shotgun sequence genome, AGAGTATTTCCTGCAGATTACATGGTGATTTGAGTATTTCCCTCTGTGCCAGTAGCAGTAGCAGGAacatgagcacctccgagagactgagccggcatatcatcttcagATTTACGAAGcaaccgtaggcgcctcgtcgtcgacgggaacgtctcctcccactgaaagcgcaacgccggaaatcctgaaataaatccagaaataatgcgagcaccaggatttgaaccctggtgggttggggataccactgtccacctaaccatctcaaccacaggttgattcactCTTTTTCTTTTTAATCGGGAATCATGATACGCCTGGGATACGAGTATCTTAGCCGTATCGTGCGTATCGCCGTGTCGGCGACGTGCGGTATGCGGACACGTCAACTTTTTGACGTATCGGTGCTTCGTAGGATAAGGGTCATCTGCGTTCTTTTGTGCACCGCCGTTGTTGCCGTCAGCAGATCACAAGACCAAAGGTGGTTGGTGGTGGCGCCTTGGGACTTAGATCGGTTGGCCGATGGTTGTCACTTGGCCGCAGGTGGTTCGTCCGATCCATGTGAGGGGGCGATTAtcgtcctgaccatggcagaacCGTCTGGCCACTCGAGCGGCGGATTGCGGTGGCCATTCAAGGGTCTTCATGAGAGTTTTTTCTTTAGATCCGGCTCTGAATCCGGCCAGTTTGCATTCAGCGGTGAGATAAATTCTATGGACAGCGGCTTGACGCAGAGGAGATGATTGTGCAGCAGTAGTCGTGCTGGCACGTAAAGACTGTGCCACACTTGTAGCTCCTGGGATCGCGGAAAGTGGTGGCGATAACATGATGACTTCGATTtgatgaaggcattgctcggatgtgTTCTTCAGGGTGAAACCCTAGAGTATGACCTTTGTTGGTTGGATCTAGTGATGATGACGTTTGAGTGCCATTTCCTTCCTGAACGCGTTGCTGTTGAAAAAACTTTCTCATTGCGCTTGTACTGTCaagagatggttggtgcggatatagTGGTTGATGTAGTTTATCGACCATTGTTATGATTGTTTTAGAGTTTCTTTCTTTTCCCTCGCTTAGGCATAGCTTgagtcttgtatgactttgctctttgccggtgtttttttttgtgtgtgtgttgatatTGGCTGTATGCATCCTGGTTATgtagaggccgggtgtgtgcttattgtaattgtatcctcttgatgcttcattttgagtcaataaaatccacctTTTGTCAAAAGAATCCAACACAGATGAAACCAAAAAGAAACAATCAACCACAAATAACCTGCTAGAGAAAAAAGATATCCCACCAGTGAAGAACGGCATGGCGAAGATGCGCGTTAGCCTCTGGTTTCAGTTCATAAGTGCAAGAAATAATTAGCACCTTGGATGATGAACTGCTAAATCCCCCTTTGCGAATGATATGCTCTACTTTAGGGCTTGTTCGGTTAATCCTCTCCCCAAGAGGATTGAAGGGGATTGGCAAGGATTGGTTTGTATTTTGACTTACAAGAGGTTTAAATCCCCCTCAAATCCCTTTAATCCACTCGGATTCGCACgtaaccgaacaaggccttaggAAGATTACCTGGCATGGTAGGAAAACCAACTGTTTGCTGCAGGGACAGACACAGACGGCATGGACGAAGCAGATTCTGAGCCTGGGAAAAATCAATCCTGGGCCTGTAAGCACTCCCATTCTGCTAGGACGAACACCCAAAGAGTACAGGGCTACGGCCCAACCGTGGAGCCGCAGGTGCAAACGTTGTGCTGCAAAACCTGCAATGCATCACTGGCATGTTACTTGTTCATCCAGTAGGCCTCCATGTTCCATTTGCTACTGGGACTGTGGATCATAGCATATTAGCATTGCCCAGTTGCCCACACAAGATTTACTCTCCTGACTTTGCACTGCACCAGTTCAGTTCGGAGCGCAAGCTGTGCACTTTGCTGTGTTTCAGTCTGCTCTTGTTTCCAAAACTTTAAGGCTGAGATCTGATAAGAGGTAAGAAAGTGACATACGAAACATCCACCACACATTCTACCTGGTGTGTGTCAATTATTGTTTTCATAACAAAAGTTCCGATAAACTTGCCGTGGTTCGAACAAGCACAAATCCAGAAAGGAATATGAAGGTGATAGTCTGATGGAGATACCCAGTGTTAAAAGTACAAAAATAAAACGTCAATTTCAGGCCGCGACGTCCGAACTGGTAGTAAAATTTACGCTTACTTCAGTTGCACTGCCACTGCCTCGCCCTCATAGACCGAAGCACTACACCGTAGCTACCATGCGTGGGCTCGCGAAGTCACGGCCACATGAGTGGAATAGCCACTGTAAGAAGGTCTGCCTCGGTCCGGGTTGTGTGCCGGGTACTGCTCCGCTGTTCGGTGTGGGTTTGCATGGCGTAGGGAGCTGTGAGCTGGTGCCGCTTAGCATTGCCACAACTTCAGGCATTGAAGGCCTGTGCTCAGGCAAATGCTGCACGCAGAGAAGGCCAATCTGGATGCATCTGGCTAGCCCTGACAAGACCTCGCCTCTAGGTTCACCCACTTGCGGATCAAGAAGCTCCCTGATCTTGCGTTGATTCCACAATTCCCAGGCCtgcaaaaaggaaaggaaaaaaaagtTCAGTTATACAGAATAGCActcgaaggggagccttggcgcagtggtaaagctgctgccttgtgaccatgaggtcatgggttcaagtcctggaaacagcctcttacagaaatgtagggaaaggctgcgtactatagacccaaagtggtcggacccttccctggaccctgcgcaagcgggagctacatgcaccaggttgccctttttataCAGAATAGCACTCGTCTTTCGATAGGGCTATGTGTGGATGGTTAACTTGTGTTGGGATATTGTGTAGCACGCTGAACAAAGATTACGTCATACTTAGTGCCACCGTTTCAGTGAGAAGAAATTAGAGGATGCATAAGGGAGGAGTATATATGTTTTGTCATGAGCAGACTTACATGAAGAAGGAAAGTTTGAATGCTTGTTCTCCTTTTTCCACTGACTATCTCCAACAACAGGACTCCAAAACTATATACATCACACTTGTACGTCAGGGCCCCTTCCGATGAATACTCCGGAGCGACATATCCCCTTCATTTAACACAAAACATTGGGGTTAATTCAGGTCCCTTGGACATGGAGAAACAGGGAAAAGGAACAATCATACATTCTTCATGTCCAAGTAGTCTAACTTGAATATGTAACACTAAATGAGTTGGAAATTTCAATCATACGGCGTCAGTACTAATGTCGGATTTGTCTGCTTGTCGATAAACAGCTTCGCGGTGGCAAAGTCCGCTATCTTGGGATGCCACGTGTCACTGACAAGTATATTGCCAGGTTTTAGATCCCTGTGAATGAATCCCTCTCCGTGAAGAAATTTAACACCTACGGCGATCCCACGTATTATTCCCAGTCTTTGCCCCCAATTCAGTGAGAAACGGAATCCGTTTTCTTCCCCTGCGTTTCCAAATAGGTGTGTCAGGCCAAAAACAGATTGGAATAGTTGTGGGTTACATCTGTACATAATGATAGATTAACATGTCATGCATTGGAACTAGTACCAAAAATGTAGAGATTCAAACTCTGGCGCTCCATCCACTCATAGACTAATATCCACTCATCTGCTTCCTGGCAATAGCAGAGGAGCTTAGCAAGATTAGCATGCATGAGCTTTGACATCATTTCCACTTCCCTTGAGAAATGTTCCCTGCCTTTATTAGTAAGACGATAGTGTTTCAGCCTCTTCACAGCAACTATTGTATCATCGTGTAGCTGCCCCTGGTGATAATACAGTACCATGTTACCATGTAGATTCAGTAGATAGGATGTGGTTAGGAAGTCTGATTTCATTACTCTGTGTGTACTGTGCAGTCAATCTGTGACAAATGTCAGTTGATATGTACAAGGAATAAATAATACCTTATAGACGACACTATATTCGCCCTCACCGATGATATTTGCTTCAGAGAAATTTCCTGTAGCCTCTATTATAGTAGGAAGACCAACTGCACGGACGGACTGGACAGTCAAAGCAGGATTGGAGCGAGTATCAGCACCAGCCCCATTTGCACCTCCCTGGGCATTGTCTACTGGAAAAATAATCAGGCTTATCAGAATGTTTACAGCATTCTCCTTATCATTGCAAGAAACGGATGTGAAAGCAATCAGTGTGCATGATCATGTTGTTACCTGATATTCTTGATTCCCGTCGTCGTCTCCTCACAACAGCGAACAACCAAAGAGCAAAGAGAACCACGACAAGGGAGGCTATTGATGGACCAATAATAAGCCCAGTTGGAAATGCTGGGTGCCGCACCTCAGCTGTTACAGTTTTAAAACATATTTTACATGCATGATTAGGGTAAGTTCAGCAGATGGCAAAACAGCAGCAGAGGAAAGCATGATCGCGCATGGTATCAGTTTATCAATAGACATAAGCAACGGAGAGCACCCACTTGTATTCCCTCTGTAGAATAAGTTTAGATTCTTTTTCATCTTGCTAGTCATGGTATTGCTAACTTAGTTTATCATTAAATTCAAGAAATTTGACAGATGCAGCTCCAAAAGGAAGATTACCATCTAGATTGCCTACAGACTACCACAAAAATATAATCACTCTACCATCATCAATCTTAATTCTGCAGATGGAAATTATCACTAGTCGTGAAGTTTAAAAAGATACCCAGATTGTGCACTATTTTACCATCTGGTTTTAAGAAACATCCAGGCTTGAGTAAAGAGGTCACAGTAAATTTCATGGGCCTACGAAAGGAAAAGTGGGCTCACACCAAGTGTTTAAGGAGAACTGGACGTACCTAATTCAGACTTGGCAGATCTTAGATAGAGGGTTTGTCCTCCATCTACATACCGCAGATCCATGAGGTCATCTTTCCAGATGATGCACCCAGTTCCAACGCCTCCTCCCCGGATATCTAATGCTGCATAGCCTAGGCATGAACAGTTCGCCAGGCACTTCGTGCTGCATTCTTCCAACGTGATGCTTGCATCCGCCGACGCATTGCGTGTATCGGGAAGCTTCACTCCGTGCATCACCACGAAACCATCTGTGGTGGAAGTTCCATTGCCACAGTCCAACATGACGTTTCGGTGGCATCCGTTGGAGGTGCCCCTCATCTTCCACTGCACCGGAGACGTCGGGCTGAACCCCTTGATGCAGTTGCAGAATGACGTCGACGGCGCATTGGCATTGCACATACCAAATGCCCCGCACTTCCCGTAGTCGTCGCAGATGTCCCTCGGCCCTTGGAAGAAAACCTTCCATGCCAAGCTGCTCGGCTCCCACACTAGGCGCCGGAATACTCCGTCGTGGGTGAGCAGTAGATGTGACAAGGGTGCTCCAGGCTTGGCGACATAACCGTAGGTTACCTCGCTTGGGGTGTTTGTCAACTGGTAGGCAAACATGTCTGAATATGTGGCCATCTCCGTGACACCGCTGAACCATTGGCCGTTCCATGGTCCGGTACGGTATATCACTTTATCACCATCCAAGAGAACGTTTTGCGGTACGCCTTCCAAATTGGTCGTGTAGTGGAAGTTACCTGGGGAAGGGTCATTCAGCGAACGCCACGACGTAAGCCGCCACTCTGCACCAGTCCACAGGTTCTTGCCGATCTTCATGCCTGGAAGCTGCGTGTTCGACAAGTGATCGAACGACTGCCACATGGCGGCACCTCCGCTTCCGTCGCTCAAGACCAGATTGCCCGAATTGAGCAAGTGCGCTGTCATGACGCCGGTGCCTGTCGTGTTTGAAGACCACACGACTTGACCGGAGCTATCCAGCAGGAGAAGGCTTCCGGTGCCACTGATCACCAACACCCCAAAAGCGTCAGTGAGAGGACGGTCAGCGTTGGCTACCCAACTGACGACGTCCTCGGACATGGTGAACCATATACCAAGATATCTCTTGGCAGCCACCCCAGGGGAGAAGAACCCCAGGGTGAATGA is a window encoding:
- the LOC123046919 gene encoding G-type lectin S-receptor-like serine/threonine-protein kinase At4g27290 isoform X1, whose protein sequence is MEELTSSHLLSLLLCSFLALSPIAFAAEVTDTLGKGQNVSDGETLVSAGGSFTLGFFSPGVAAKRYLGIWFTMSEDVVSWVANADRPLTDAFGVLVISGTGSLLLLDSSGQVVWSSNTTGTGVMTAHLLNSGNLVLSDGSGGAAMWQSFDHLSNTQLPGMKIGKNLWTGAEWRLTSWRSLNDPSPGNFHYTTNLEGVPQNVLLDGDKVIYRTGPWNGQWFSGVTEMATYSDMFAYQLTNTPSEVTYGYVAKPGAPLSHLLLTHDGVFRRLVWEPSSLAWKVFFQGPRDICDDYGKCGAFGMCNANAPSTSFCNCIKGFSPTSPVQWKMRGTSNGCHRNVMLDCGNGTSTTDGFVVMHGVKLPDTRNASADASITLEECSTKCLANCSCLGYAALDIRGGGVGTGCIIWKDDLMDLRYVDGGQTLYLRSAKSELAEVRHPAFPTGLIIGPSIASLVVVLFALWLFAVVRRRRRESRISVDNAQGGANGAGADTRSNPALTVQSVRAVGLPTIIEATGNFSEANIIGEGEYSVVYKGQLHDDTIVAVKRLKHYRLTNKGREHFSREVEMMSKLMHANLAKLLCYCQEADEWILVYEWMERQSLNLYIFGEENGFRFSLNWGQRLGIIRGIAVGVKFLHGEGFIHRDLKPGNILVSDTWHPKIADFATAKLFIDKQTNPTLVLTPGYVAPEYSSEGALTYKCDVYSFGVLLLEIVSGKRRTSIQTFLLHAWELWNQRKIRELLDPQVGEPRGEVLSGLARCIQIGLLCVQHLPEHRPSMPEVVAMLSGTSSQLPTPCKPTPNSGAVPGTQPGPRQTFLQWLFHSCGRDFASPRMVATV
- the LOC123046919 gene encoding G-type lectin S-receptor-like serine/threonine-protein kinase At4g27290 isoform X2, translated to MEELTSSHLLSLLLCSFLALSPIAFAAEVTDTLGKGQNVSDGETLVSAGGSFTLGFFSPGVAAKRYLGIWFTMSEDVVSWVANADRPLTDAFGVLVISGTGSLLLLDSSGQVVWSSNTTGTGVMTAHLLNSGNLVLSDGSGGAAMWQSFDHLSNTQLPGMKIGKNLWTGAEWRLTSWRSLNDPSPGNFHYTTNLEGVPQNVLLDGDKVIYRTGPWNGQWFSGVTEMATYSDMFAYQLTNTPSEVTYGYVAKPGAPLSHLLLTHDGVFRRLVWEPSSLAWKVFFQGPRDICDDYGKCGAFGMCNANAPSTSFCNCIKGFSPTSPVQWKMRGTSNGCHRNVMLDCGNGTSTTDGFVVMHGVKLPDTRNASADASITLEECSTKCLANCSCLGYAALDIRGGGVGTGCIIWKDDLMDLRYVDGGQTLYLRSAKSELAEVRHPAFPTGLIIGPSIASLVVVLFALWLFAVVRRRRRESRISDNAQGGANGAGADTRSNPALTVQSVRAVGLPTIIEATGNFSEANIIGEGEYSVVYKGQLHDDTIVAVKRLKHYRLTNKGREHFSREVEMMSKLMHANLAKLLCYCQEADEWILVYEWMERQSLNLYIFGEENGFRFSLNWGQRLGIIRGIAVGVKFLHGEGFIHRDLKPGNILVSDTWHPKIADFATAKLFIDKQTNPTLVLTPGYVAPEYSSEGALTYKCDVYSFGVLLLEIVSGKRRTSIQTFLLHAWELWNQRKIRELLDPQVGEPRGEVLSGLARCIQIGLLCVQHLPEHRPSMPEVVAMLSGTSSQLPTPCKPTPNSGAVPGTQPGPRQTFLQWLFHSCGRDFASPRMVATV
- the LOC123046919 gene encoding S-locus-specific glycoprotein BS29-2 isoform X3, translated to MEELTSSHLLSLLLCSFLALSPIAFAAEVTDTLGKGQNVSDGETLVSAGGSFTLGFFSPGVAAKRYLGIWFTMSEDVVSWVANADRPLTDAFGVLVISGTGSLLLLDSSGQVVWSSNTTGTGVMTAHLLNSGNLVLSDGSGGAAMWQSFDHLSNTQLPGMKIGKNLWTGAEWRLTSWRSLNDPSPGNFHYTTNLEGVPQNVLLDGDKVIYRTGPWNGQWFSGVTEMATYSDMFAYQLTNTPSEVTYGYVAKPGAPLSHLLLTHDGVFRRLVWEPSSLAWKVFFQGPRDICDDYGKCGAFGMCNANAPSTSFCNCIKGFSPTSPVQWKMRGTSNGCHRNVMLDCGNGTSTTDGFVVMHGVKLPDTRNASADASITLEECSTKCLANCSCLGYAALDIRGGGVGTGCIIWKDDLMDLRYVDGGQTLYLRSAKSELAEVRHPAFPTGLIIGPSIASLVVVLFALWLFAVVRRRRRESRISVDNAQGGANGAGADTRSNPALTVQSVRAVGLPTIIEATGNFSEANIIGEGEYSVVYKGQLHDDTIVAVKRLKHYRLTNKGREHFSREVEMMSKLMHANLAKLLCYCQEADEWILVYEWMERQSLNLYIFGEENGFRFSLNWGQRLGIIRGIAVGVKFLHGEGFIHRDLKPGNILVSDTWHPKIADFATAKLFIDKQTNPTLVLTPGYVAPEYSSEGALTYKCDVYSFGVLLLEIVSGKRRTSIQTFLLHRATQYPNTS